ATCTCTGCCCCAATGAGCCTTTTAGGACAACAGTCTGGCCTGTTGAAGATAGTAACAGCACGAACCCTGTGCACAGCTAACAAGTCCAATTTCCACCAAGGAGAGGACTGGTTTGCAGTATGTGAACATAATCCAGTCATATCCCCATTTATAACATTGACTGCATGTACATTGTTCGCGTAAAGGGATGACTGCGTTGCTTGTCCGTTTGGGGCCACGTTTGCGAGAGGGTCCACTAAAGTGAGAAAAGTCAAGAGGAATGAACTATTATCGGAATTTttgaaacaaaccaaaaaaaacaaggcaaagTCAGTGACAGTTGTACCTGCATACACCTCCACTTCACACAGAGTGAGAGCCTTCTTCGGTCCAGGGATAATGACGTTGACAAAGCGACCCATCACGCTGCCTCCCTCGCAGTAAAATGTGACCGTTTTACCCGCCCCGATGTGGGAGATGGAAGCACACCTGACAGTGGAAAAGAGTCAAAAGTCAGTAGGTTTTGGTCAACTTACAAActtttcattcaaacacaacatCAGAGTCATGAATGGCTCAAAGAAactccaggagagttacagctcATCTCAAAAAGTACCAGCCAATGAatatgctgcattttggacaCACTGCAAATGTCCATTTTCAGAATCCCATGATGGAAATGCCGTCATTCAAAGCTATatgagatgaagaaaaacacaaacgctTGAAACAGAAAGTAGCACTGGTGCAACCTTCTTCAGTGCGGCAAACGCCGGTGACAACAAACTTAAACAGGCTGCTAAGGAATGAATCCTGGCGTTTGGTTAAGACTTCAAAGTCATGTAAAGTTTGCAGGGATTGGTTGAATTTTGCGAAGTTGACAACATTATAACTCCCTTTGAGGGAGTTCATTCCTGTCTTAACTTTTCCCATGAGCACTGAAGAATGTTTAACATAATCGCTGGAGAGAAATAGCTTTTACAAGTTCTCCTGAATAATACGCCTTGCTGGGCGATTAGTGATAGAGCAGCTTCTATTTTGGTTTCTGGCTATGCACAAAGAAAGTTATATATGCCAGATAAAAGAATATATTAGTCTGAtagtgattaaaaaatgaatttgatgCTGAATGCTCCCTTATTATGGTTTTTACTTGGGGTTGTCATTTCCGTTGTTCTCTGCCGAGTTCCCGATTCGGATCTCGGCTCCATCCAGCCTCTGAGCGCAGCAGTCTCCTCTATTGGTTACTTTGACAGATGTGACAGCGTGTGTTTCTCGCAGGTCCAACCTCCACCATGGGTTTGTCTCTTCCAAGGTGTGGGTACAAAACCCTTCATAGTACGTGGAATCGCGTCGCCCATCGATAGCCTTGGACGCAGAGCCATTAGCAAGTGTTGAGGACTGGAATGCTTTGCCTCTTAGAGCCAGATTGGGTACATGATTtccttgaaacaaaaaaagacagacatccTTCTTTACAATGATTCATCAAGTGCATACAAGTTTAAACAAGTGCTAATTGCAACAGGCAATCACTAATTGGATGGACGGGCAGGTGGACttaaaaaacgtaaaaaaaaaacaaaaaacaaaataaattgctCATAAATGATTGGTTTATTCTCAAAAATGTGTCATGAGAGTTCACAGTGACATTGATCTCAGACGTATTCACAAACTCAGTCTTATCAGACTCAATCTTTGAGTTGAAATCCACAAATTAGCCAAATTTGATGAAATGTCACCAAGGCGTCACTGAGATTCAAAGTTCAAGAGAATGGGACTGATGATAGACAATTTGTGAGGCAGAATGCCTCCTGGATCCTGTCACAGGTCTCATTGGCCCAAAAGCAGAAGTCTCAAGACTGAAAAAATGTGAACCAAAAACACTAGGCCCATACAGGTTGATTTTCGTCAACTCGGGTAAATAACAACTCTCAAACTTATTCAACCTTAAAAACAGTGGGAtttacgacggaggattagggccatgttaaatttaggactttattcttgtaaatttacaactttattctcgtaaatttgggactttattcttgtaaatttaggactttattctcgtaaatttactaCTTTATTCACGTAAATTCACGTAAATTTActactttatttttgtaaatttcaggagtttaatctcgaaatttaaaaaaatcataattttttcacatggccctaatcctccctCGTAGGGTTTACcattatttagaaaaatgttctctgttATTGACTGATTTTAATATTATTGGCCCTAGACTGAAGAGTTCTTGCACTCCAAAACTTGTTTGAATCATATGTACGTACCATCAGCATAATCTGAAGGGAAAACTTCAACCTCGCAGAGAGTAAGAATCTTCTTTGTTCCTGGAAGAAAAACTGTGACGTAGCGTCCCTCTGTAGAGCTACATGGGAAGTAGAAAGTGCGTCCTTTGGGAATGTGGGAGATGATTGCACACCTGAGTTTGAGAAAAGgatcagaaaagaaaacacaaagtgaggTAGGCAAAAGCTTTTCCTTGTCCCAATGGGGGATGTAATATAGAAGTTTGCGTCAAGCACCTGGATTTTTTGGCACCATTGTCCTCCAATGAGTTTCCAATCCAGATTTCAGCACCGTCTAGCCTGTTTTCAAATTCATTTCTGTTGGTTATCATCACAGCAGTAACTGTGTACACATTCTGCAGGTCCACCCTCCACCAGGGATTGGACTCTTGGTGGGTATGTGAGCAGGATCCTTTAGCAAAATTTGGGTCTCGGTTTCCATCAACAGCATTTCTGGCAGGACCATCAGGGTGCGATGAAGACTGGTCTGCCGTTTGACTCAGAGCCACATTTTGCATAAGAACACCTAGTTGAGTAAACAaatattcaccagtcaaaagaaacaacaaataagTCTTCAGCACAAAGCTTTccaaaaatatacataaaagaTACAGTAAACACAATCCTTGATGTCTATACAGTAGAGTGAAATGGATCAGTATTTTGAACATCAATGAAGtgagtttaaagacaaaaagtttACCTGCCAGTGCTCCCGATGTCATCATGAGGGAAATGCCTGTAAGGCGATTCGACAACCGAGTTAGAGATTTAGACTTAGACAAGACCAACAAAAAGGATCACATTAGTCCAGTTCTGGAGGTCTTTACAccggctcccagtctgtcagagaatcgactttaaaatcctgctgctggtttataatgCGCTgaatggtttagggccaaaaatACATCAATGACCTTCTGATTAACTgtgaaccatccagaccgctcgggtcgtctgggacaggtctgctctctgtccccagagtcagaaccaaacactgAGAAGCAGTGTTCAGCTTCTacgctccttatatctggaaaaAAACTCCCAGAAACCTGCAGGTCAACTGAAACTCTTAGCTCCTTTGAATCAAGGTTGAAAACTCTTACTGCCTTTCATTAAATTTCAATTgaaactctgcactgtaacttttacacttgttattttttaaatcttattttatttatttcaattaattttagTTTAAtgattcagattttattttaacatacagtatttcagtgatttttacattttctattttaatgtttcttttctttcctctgtcatgacgCTTTTTGacgtcttgtgtgaagcactttgaatttccttgctgttaaaatgtgctttatcaATAAGCCTACCTTGCCTTaatgaaatataataattaaGTGCACTGTTTAAATTAACACAAACTTACCAATAGTGGGCTTAGTTTAAAACACTCTGACTCACCATTTAGGATCCAGATGTACTGACTCCCATTCATAGCTTCGGAGGCCGGCAAAGAGTCAAGGtgaaaataattttaataaAAAGACGATCAAGAGGGATACACATCAGTCACTTTGTAGAcgttccctctccctctgtatTTCCAGTTTACCCGTGAGCATTACCAACTACCCTATTTACTGGATAATTTGTCTTGTTACACACGAATATGCAAATTGGAAATCAAGGAAGTTTGCATGAAAGGCAAAACATCCAGATGGGTAAACAGTCCATGCCTATTTAATCAACTTGGATTCTTACGTATCTTACCTATTAACATTTCCTTGccaatgaaatgtaaaacaagcCTTCGTTTTTTGACTTCTTGTCAAGGTTAAGGgccattttgtacattttgcgATATTCCCCCAATGGAAATTAATTTGagagttaaataaaacaaaacaaaaaaaaagaataatgctAAAAGTTCAGATTAAACAAATGACGAttcagacattttgacattacatatttatttcaaaatgatgtacaaaataaaactcaactgTAATATAATGCACTGTGCAAAGTCAGTTTCACCAATATTAGCATTCTAAATGAGCGACAACTCATTTGCagtatgttttcttcatttacacacacatacacacagacacgcacacacaatcacatatGGCTTCATTATCACCATTGTTCAagcatacacattcacatctcaaaaataaaataacaataatatattagtgataataaaaaaatcaacatatttcagaagtgctgtttgttcttttaccGTAATCAGTGAAAGAGGAACAACATTCATACTTTTCTTGTCTTGTACAGCATGTGTCACAAGAACACATTGATGAGCATGGGATGAAGCAAAAATAACTCTGGCCCTTAATAAGTGAATAACTCTGGTCCGAATAAAGTGTCACTGGTATCACAGGAAGTAGATTGATACAGAGGTCACACCAACTCATGAGGTTCTTTCCCAACAGTAGTGATGTGGGAAACAAAAATAATCAGACCCTGGTCCCCAAATTTGTATTtgctgacctctgctggtgaaaacaAGGTATTGGTTCatttgatttccatttttttccaggGTTGATAAGCATTCATGGTTGTTTTTGCAAGATTCTAGCCGTTCAAAGattaaggccctgtgtccacctatgattttttttctgagcgtcAGCATCCCCAATTATTTccaaagaagagagagagcttttCAAAACAGACGGCCGCCTGAATAAAGGCAAagcttttttcaaacatttttctctgcattAAATAACTCATTGGACATAAATCCAGCAGTCCTatagttacaaaaaaaacaatctataaGTCTTAGAACCTGTTTTAGAGCCCTTTAAAgatgtgaaagtgaaaaaaagcagaaaaaaaagaggagtgatACATACAGTTTATACGTCATGCCACCTTttgcataagtcagtgcccaAGGGGAAAAAGTCTGAACACCCTCCTTAACATGGATAACTTCCTGGTGGATAGTTGTTtacagatgaaaatgaaaaaagattGTGTCATAAATAACATGTTAGAAGCTACATTTCTGAGCTCAGGGATGTCCTCACCCATTTTTCTCTGATTCGTCTCTTCATTCAGGGAGAGCATGTCTCCTCTTGACTCGATGGTGTTGCAGCTGATAAAGCCGGACCTGCTGGACCAGGAAATAGAGAATCCCCTCAGTGCCACCTCCAGCACCCCGGCCCTCCATCGACCACAACTCCAGGTACACTCTTTACATGTTGCTTTTATTGTTGCATCCTTTGGCTTCAGCATTCAAATTTTAAAACATAGTTATCTTAACTTGTTGATGTAAAAGGTTTGAATAAATAAGCGTCCATTGGACTCTTACAGAGGTCATTTTATGCCCTTTtatgggttcatatatttaatttatgtgcCTACTAAAGTACGTTCACAATCGCTAATGTTCaaaaaacgtgtttgttttcatgtactgctcctccttgctccctctccgctctgagtctgtcagctacgctctgttgtgCCCACACTGCAAGAcaccacgtgggccaagtctgctctgattggtcggcctgtcggctctgctgtaattggtcagttgctcagcacggttctcggaaatgtcacgccccgtTCACCATATTGGGAAGTCATTCATTAGTTTCCCCCttccttttttaactttcattgacaaactttggttttcactgcaacgagagtgagtgctgtcagatggggccccttagggaggtctcctactgtcattgcaaaatttgaacattttgggccactgctttggtttaaagtttgttagccctcaggggccccacttactggtctggggccccaagcagtttgCCTGCCCCCTGGAAACATCATGTGTACATAGTTACTGCAGTTTTaaagtgtgttgttttcttctttgtgtaattcagtttcaatttgttttttgagattttaaatgatgtttccaaaaaaaaaaaccccaatctcttcttctcttgggACAATGCTGTAaaaagtgcacacacaaacacagacacacccacacacatcaTAAAGAACCAGTACATGTATGACAAGAAGAACAAGGTAAATCCCCGTCCAGCCCTGTCTCTGGGTGTGTCAGGTGTTGGCAGGTAAATCAAAATCACTGACACTCCTGAGGCCAGAACTGGTTGATAAATTCTTTATTTGATCCCTCTTCTGCTCCACTAGCGACGGCAGGCTAAATAACAGAGCTTCACTTACACAGCCTCCAAAGACACTTCCTTCATATTTTAACATCTTAAGACCCACAAGCACTTTATGTATAAATAGATTTATTCTAAAGGCTAACAACAGGATGTACAGAACTGTTACATCGTCTATTTATTTCAAAGCAAAATGAACTATAGTGATGTGATGAATATTGATATCCTTAAATCAAATCTGAATTTCTAAACTACGAGACATCTCACACATTATACAC
This portion of the Labrus bergylta chromosome 22, fLabBer1.1, whole genome shotgun sequence genome encodes:
- the LOC109978355 gene encoding uncharacterized protein, producing the protein MNGSQYIWILNGRKLLYYIPHWDKEKLLPTSLCVFFSDPFLKLRCAIISHIPKGRTFYFPCSSTEGRYVTVFLPGTKKILTLCEVEVFPSDYADGNHVPNLALRGKAFQSSTLANGSASKAIDGRRDSTYYEGFCTHTLEETNPWWRLDLRETHAVTSVKVTNRGDCCAQRLDGAEIRIGNSAENNGNDNPKCASISHIGAGKTVTFYCEGGSVMGRFVNVIIPGPKKALTLCEVEVYAVDPLANVAPNGQATQSSLYANNVHAVNVINGDMTGLCSHTANQSSPWWKLDLLAVHRVRAVTIFNRPDCCPKRLIGAEILIGNSPSTEVTQNPRCGTISSVEGTLTHTFHCGDMEGRYVVVILPGQKRILSLCEVEVYASLADTAPPPPATESMLLNGRNVTVVGERLCWSDALLYCRRHHWDLLSILSREEQSEVEQLLSRGSFLLTDHVWLGLRRQIMGDSWFWMSGEAMDFTKWQYDSAPQRVSHACGAVARGDSFLWKDRPCEEHLNFICHSGGEDGAHRVYFYSSRQDPHT